A genomic region of Saccopteryx bilineata isolate mSacBil1 chromosome 1, mSacBil1_pri_phased_curated, whole genome shotgun sequence contains the following coding sequences:
- the ZP4 gene encoding zona pellucida sperm-binding protein 4: MWLRSLLLCFPLSLAISGLHEPEVPEDAGELHCGPQGLRFTAHSSSLGTETPPTLTAWDDHGLPHSMQNDSGCGIWVTEGPGGSAVLEASYSSCYVTQWDSHHIMPVRVEGVDTPGQRKVVKTRLLKCPKVLPALRAPGAELCDSVPVWDRLPCASLPTTQRECNTLGCCYDASGSSCYYGNTVTSRCSRDGHFCIAVARNVTSPPLLLSSVHLAFRNDSDCNPVTVTQAFALFRFPFTSCGTMRRITGQQAVYENELFAARDVRSWSHSSITRDSIFRLRVSCTYAVSSSILPVNVQVLVFPPPLPETQSGPLTLDLQIAKDKNYSSYYSGGDYPVVKLLRDPIFVEVSIRHKTDPDLGLLLHQCWATPSPDPLHQLQWALLVEGCPYSGDDYQTQLIPIPNATGLLFPSHYQRFSIFTFSFMDVMARRALRGPVYLHCSVSICQSAGTLPCVTCPAARRRRSSDIRHHNSTAWISSQGPVILLQATRNASEKLRSPIDSQALWVAGVSGTLIVGIILVSYVAIKKQR; this comes from the exons ATGTGGCTGCGGTCTCTCCTGCTCTGCTTTCCCCTGTCTCTGGCTATAAGTGGTCTGCATGAACCTGAGGTCCCAGAAGATGCTGGCGAACTCCACTGTGGGCCCCAAGGCCTTAGGTTCACTGCACATTCTTCCAGCCTGGGGACAGAAACTCCTCCCACACTGACCGCCTGGG atGACCATGGACTGCCACACAGCATGCAGAACGACTCTGGCTGCGGCATCTGGGTGACAGAGGGCCCCGGCGGCTCTGCAGTGTTAGAGGCATCCTACAGCAGCTGCTATGTCACCCAGTGG GATTCCCACCACATCATGCCCGTCAGAGTAGAAGGGGTTGATACACCTGGGCAGAGGAAAGTGGTGAAGACCAGGCTGCTCAAGTGTCCCAAGGTtcttccag CCCTACGCGCTCCAGGGGCTGAGCTGTGTGACTCCGTCCCTGTGTGGGACAGGCTGCCATGTGCTTCTTTGCCCACTACACAGAGAGAGTGCAACACATTGGGCTGCTGCTATGATGCCAGTGGGAGCTCCTGTTACTATGGAAACACAG TGACCTCGCGCTGTAGCCGGGATGGCCACTTCTGCATAGCCGTGGCCCGGAATGTGACCTCGCCACCCCTGCTCTTGAGCTCTGTGCACCTGGCCTTCAGGAATGACAGCGACTGTAACCCCGTGACAGTAACACAAGCATTTGCCCTGTTCCGGTTTCCATTTACTTCCTGTGGCACCATGAGGCGG ATCACTGGACAGCAGGCTGTATATGAGAACGAACTGTTTGCAGCCAGGGATGTGAGAAGCTGGAGCCACAGTTCTATCACCCGTGACAGCATCTTCAG GCTCCGAGTCAGCTGCACCTATGCTGTGAGCAGCAGCATTCTCCCAGTGAATGTCCAGGTTCTCGTTTTCCCACCACCCCTTCCTGAGACCCAGTCTGGACCCCTCACTCTGGACCTTCAGATTGCCAAAG ATAAAAACTACAGCTCATACTACAGTGGTGGTGACTACCCAGTAGTGAAGTTACTCCGGGACCCTATTTTCGTGGAGGTCTCCATCCGCCACAAAACTGACCCTGACCTCGGGCTGCTGCTGCATCAGTGTTGGGCCACACCCAGCCCAGACCCCCTGCATCAGCTGCAGTGGGCCCTGCTGGTGGAGGG ATGCCCCTACTCTGGAGATGACTACCAGACCCAGCTGATCCCTATCCCTAATGCCACGGGCCTGCTGTTCCCTTCCCACTACCAGCGTTTCAGCATCTTCACCTTCAGCTTTATGGATGTGATGGCCCGGAGGGCACTCAGGGGACCG GTGTACCTGCACTGCAGTGTGTCCATCTGCCAGTCTGCAGGGACGCTGCCCTGTGTCACTTGTCCTGCTGCCCGGA GGAGAAGAAGCTCTGACATCCGTCACCACAACAGTACTGCATGGATTTCCAGCCAGGGTCCTGTGATCCTACTCCAAGCTACTAGGAACGCTTCAGAAAAGCTTC GTTCTCCGATAGATTCTCAAGCTCTGTGGGTGGCAGGTGTCTCCGGGACCTTAATTGTTGGCATCATATTAGTGTCCTATGTGGCTATCAAGAAACAGAGATGA